The genomic DNA CTTGCGAGAGTTTCAATTCCTTAGAGGTACGCTTAAAACTTAAATTATATTTTTTTATTAGAAAATCAACATATTTAGTTTCAATTCCTTAGAGGTACGCTTAAAACAATTGCATTTAAAAGAGATAAGATTGTATTTGCTCAGTTTCAATTCCTTAGAGGTACGCTTAAAACCCTAAACCACAGTCATATTACACTGCTGTTTACAATGGTTTCAATTCCTTAGAGGTACGCTTAAAACTATAAAAGGAATAAGATGTTATAGGGTGGATATTTTGTTTCAATTCCTTAGAGGTACGCTTAAAACAGATTTTGATTCTGACACTCAAGCGTTGCTTGAGTGTTTCAATTCCTTAGAGGTACGCTTAAAACCATCGTTTATCCTCCTAAATATATATTATTTTTAATTAGTTTCAATTCCTTAGAGGTACGCTTAAAACCTTTTGGAGATTAGCTATCTTTTTGAGCTTTTTCCGTTTCAATTCCTTAGAGGTACGCTTAAAACCATATGGAACTGTAATGTTTCGTGGTGTTGGATCGGTTTCAATTCCTTAGAGGTACGCTTAAAACTCAAGTCGGTTATAAAAATACATCCAAGCCTGTTTATGTTTCAATTCCTTAGAGGTACGCTTAAAACTATATTAGGTTTGAATACGATATCGCCGGATTCGTAATCGTTTCAATTCCTTAGAGGTACGCTTAAAACGAAATAAACGATTATAAACTTCAAGAAAATATAAACAGTTTCAATTCCTTAGAGGTACGCTTAAAACAGCTTTTAGTGTAGTATAGTCGTTAGTTACACTATCTTGTTTCAATTCCTTAGAGGTACGCTTAAAACACGCAAGTCGTTGAATTTGAAAACTGGTGAAATAAATTAGGTTTCAATTCCTTAGAGGTACGCTTAAAACGAAGTACCGTCAGTAAAGAATATACCTGCCTCTGATATGTTTCAATTCCTTAGAGGTACGCTTAAAACGATATCCAATAACAGAAGATTACGATAAAGGTATTGTGTTTCAATTCCTTAGAGGTACGCTTAAAACTATCGTATATTTTCATTTTGACATTTTCGTTATTCAAGTTTCAATTCCTTAGAGGTACGCTTAAAACAAGGTTTTACCGTAGTTGATAAATTTGCCCCTGCTATTTTCAGTTTCAATTCCTTAGAGGTACGCTTAAAACTATCTAGATTTTTATTCAATCTAGATAACAAACCAAGTTTCAATTCCTTAGAGGTACGCTTAAAACTTAGAGCCACTGGGGTGTAAAACCCCAGTGAAATTAGTTTCAATTCCTTAGAGGTACGCTTAAAACCCACTCTATTGCTTATTCCTTTTTTCAAAGAACGTCAAGATTTATACACATATTATCATTACCTAATATTGGAAGTCAAATGTCGGGGATGATTATTAAGATATTTATAATAAACATAATAACTGGCAGAAAGACACTGGGAATAAGTAAATTACATAAATAAAAACGCATATTGGATTCCCGACACTTATCATAAATCAACGATAAATTAGTACTCTATCCTCAAACCCTTTAAAATTTCCATGCATTGCTTTTGCAACATATTTAAGAAAAATAGCAAATCTTGATTCACTGCCTCTTCTATAAAGCTTCCCTTTCCATAAAATCTTTATATCTTCTAACCTTTTAACATCATCAGATTTAACAAGAGCAAGAAGTTTCCCTTCATTTAATTGAGTCTTTATTTTCGTAAAGGAAACATCTCTAACAACCTTTCTTTCTGCATAAAAGGGTAAATTATGCCAGAAGTAACTTTCTACAAGCAAAGGCACATTTTTCTCAATTCTTTCTTTTTTTATAGCCTTTCCTATTTCGTCATAAGGTCTAAATTTTTCAACTGTTGGTAAAAGGGAAACAGTAAACATTGTAAAAAACAGAAGGGCTGAAATATAAGGAGTTAGTTTCAGTTCTCTAAAATAAATTAATAGTGCAGCTGCAATTACTACACATAGATAGTAAACGGGAGAAAGACTAAATACAAACACCACCAAGAAAGTAGCCACGAAGAAAACTACAGCAGGAATAATAAAAGCAGTTTTATAAATCTTTTTTTCAACCCCTTCTTCAGGACTATAATTTGAAACAAAATATCCAGTTATAAGTGAAAGAGCCGGATGAGCCTGAATTATATATGTGGGAATTTTTCCTTTTGCTAAAGTGAAAATAACAAGCATTACAAAAAGCCAGGCAAAAGGAAAAAGTAATTTCTCAAAATAATTTTTAATTTTCGCCAATCCGAAGTAAGCAACAAGAGAATATGGTAAAAACCCCCACAAAATAACAACTGGATAGTAAAACGGATTCAAGCTCCCATCTTTTTTCTCAACCGCTCTCTTAATAGTTTCTTTCATCAAAACATTTAAAAATTCATTACCAAACTTCAAATACATATAAACATACCACCAGCATCCAATAATTAAAACTAAAGGTATTCCTATTTGAAGTTTGAGAAATTTTATATCTTCCCATGCTCTAAGAAAATTAAAACTGTTTTCAAGAAGGATA from Desulfurobacterium atlanticum includes the following:
- a CDS encoding ArnT family glycosyltransferase; protein product: MDKRRFIFFILILLSVFVFFKNLGVNDIWIPNESFYAESAREMMESGNYLDIYYNYQSRFNKPPMTYWLVALSYKLFGISEFSARLPVVILSLFSVLLTYLIARELFDRKSAVYSAFAMFLSLQFVINSRYASPEDVLTFFFTLTLYLFIKGYKNKKFSYILLSYISLGLTVLTKGYPYIIVIGGIILLYILLENSFNFLRAWEDIKFLKLQIGIPLVLIIGCWWYVYMYLKFGNEFLNVLMKETIKRAVEKKDGSLNPFYYPVVILWGFLPYSLVAYFGLAKIKNYFEKLLFPFAWLFVMLVIFTLAKGKIPTYIIQAHPALSLITGYFVSNYSPEEGVEKKIYKTAFIIPAVVFFVATFLVVFVFSLSPVYYLCVVIAAALLIYFRELKLTPYISALLFFTMFTVSLLPTVEKFRPYDEIGKAIKKERIEKNVPLLVESYFWHNLPFYAERKVVRDVSFTKIKTQLNEGKLLALVKSDDVKRLEDIKILWKGKLYRRGSESRFAIFLKYVAKAMHGNFKGFEDRVLIYR